From Onychostoma macrolepis isolate SWU-2019 chromosome 05, ASM1243209v1, whole genome shotgun sequence, one genomic window encodes:
- the bmp3 gene encoding bone morphogenetic protein 3 produces MDRCQRLFVLLLGWGYLCCGYCAVLKPPFMGFSKDVQFGQKVEAQDKQHAKKSEQDTLSEHMQMLYAKYTRAGFPLKDGNTVRSFKGHLGTINNKQLQIFNLTSLTKSEDVLSATLHYYIGDLQNSSHRCTRHKSCAHHNLRRRGHIHLDVWSFSFVDNTTRTVGHFSINISTMYRDFISWQWKDITRVVNQAKQHDQLLIGINIDSKGHHPWKKLLSDRSPYILVYANDSAISEPESVVSTLQRHKSRLVPNLHMLEIHNRSASSQHRTKRSANILLPLQNNELPGPEYPYEIPTWDETSPYDPVESKPVKRPRKKPRKNPRLKNPLLQFDEQTIKKARKKQWNEPKNCARRYLKVDFADIGWSEWIISPKSFDAYYCSGSCQFPMPKSLKPSNHATIQSIVRAVGVVPGIPEPCCVPEKMSSLSILFFDEDKNVVLKVYPNMTVDSCACR; encoded by the exons ATGGATCGCTGTCAACGACTGTTTGTCCTGCTGTTGGGATGGGGTTATCTGTGCTGTGGATACTGTGCTGTGCTTAAACCACCCTTCATGGGTTTCTCAAAAGACGTGCAATTTGGACAAAAAGTGGAGGCGCAAGATAAGCAACATGCAAAGAAAAGCGAGCAGGACACCCTGTCAGAACACATGCAGATGCTCTACGCCAAATACACCAGAGCGGGATTCCCTCTCAAAGATGGGAACACTGTCCGCAGCTTCAAAGGGCATTTGG ggACCATCAATAATAAGCAGTTACAGATCTTCAACCTCACTTCCCTCACCAAGTCTGAGGACGTTCTCTCAGCAACGCTGCACTACTACATTGGCGACCTGCAGAACAGCAGCCACAGATGCACAAGGCACAAGAGCTGCGCTCACCATAACCTCAGGAGACGAGGTCATATTCACCTTGATGTCTGGAGCTTCAGCTTTGTGGATAACACCACCAGAACAGTCGGCCATTTCTCCATTAACATCTCCACAATGTACCGGGACTTCATATCATGGCAGTGGAAAGACATTACTCGTGTAGTCAACCAAGCCAAGCAACACGACCAGCTTCTCATAGGCATTAACATTGACTCAAAAGGACATCATCCTTGGAAGAAACTCTTGTCAGATAGGTCTCCTTACATTCTGGTCTACGCAAATGACTCGGCTATATCAGAGCCTGAGAGTGTCGTGTCCACCCTGCAGAGACACAAAAGCAGACTGGTGCCTAATCTTCACATGCTCGAAATACATAATCGCAGTGCCTCCTCACAACATCGGACCAAGCGGTCCGCCAACATCCTGCTGCCGCTACAGAACAATGAGCTTCCAGGTCCAGAGTACCCTTATGAGATACCTACATGGGATGAGACCAGCCCTTATGATCCAGTGGAGAGTAAACCAGTCAAGCGCCCTCGCAAGAAGCCTCGCAAGAATCCACGGCTCAAGAACCCTCTCCTGCAGTTTGATGAGCAGACCATTAAGAAAGCACGTAAGAAGCAGTGGAACGAGCCGAAGAACTGTGCTCGCAGATATTTAAAGGTTGACTTTGCAGATATCGGCTGGAGCGAGTGGATTATCTCCCCCAAATCTTTTGATGCGTACTACTGCTCGGGGTCATGTCAGTTCCCCATGCCAAAG TCTTTGAAACCTTCAAACCACGCCACCATTCAGAGCATAGTGCGGGCGGTGGGGGTGGTCCCAGGCATCCCAGAGCCCTGCTGTGTACCGGAGAAGATGTCTTCCCTCAGCATCCTCTTCTTTGATGAAGACAAGAACGTGGTCCTCAAGGTCTACCCCAATATGACAGTGGACTCCTGTGCCTGTCGGTAA